The following coding sequences are from one Pseudomonadota bacterium window:
- a CDS encoding DASS family sodium-coupled anion symporter, translating to MSSQTRLQQTGSASTDLKESFLNNWQGAKLIPFMAVISFAAALWWLPVPAGLSPKAWHLFIIFLSTIIAIIAKILPMGALTLLAISVCLGTHTLTLEQSLISFKSNVLWLIIFAFLIARGFIKTGLGTRVAYQFIAIIGKSTLGLSYGLILTDLILAPFIPSNTARGGGIIFPIVNSLTGGYDSRPHQPSRKKIGAFLIKLAFQANLITSAMFLTSMASNPLIASLAEKVGITITWGTWALATIVPGLLNLILLPLIMFRLFPPEVKKTPQAPAMAREKLKDIGPMRMDEMIMLGTFSLLLFLWVFGSQFGIQATTAALFGLVILLFSGVLTWKDVLNENVAWDTFVWLGTLLMMASHLSEFGMMTWLSGHMQQLVVGINVFYAVTILALSYFYIHYLFPSMTAHITSLYSGVVVLSVSLGAPPLFVALMFAILSNLCGGITHYGTGSAPVFFGSGYVNMKEWWRVGGLLSLFNLAIWAVVGGLWWKIIGLW from the coding sequence ATGTCTTCGCAAACACGACTTCAACAAACAGGTTCTGCCAGTACTGATTTGAAGGAAAGCTTCCTAAATAATTGGCAAGGGGCGAAACTGATTCCCTTCATGGCTGTCATTTCCTTTGCAGCAGCCCTTTGGTGGTTACCTGTGCCAGCAGGACTCAGCCCTAAAGCATGGCACCTTTTCATCATCTTCCTCTCGACAATTATAGCCATCATTGCCAAGATACTGCCAATGGGTGCTTTGACGCTTCTGGCAATCTCGGTTTGCCTAGGAACGCACACATTAACTCTTGAACAATCTTTGATCAGCTTCAAATCTAATGTCCTCTGGCTAATTATTTTTGCGTTTCTGATTGCCCGAGGGTTCATTAAGACAGGCCTTGGAACACGTGTTGCCTACCAATTCATTGCTATAATAGGAAAAAGCACCCTTGGCCTCTCTTATGGGCTTATACTGACGGACTTGATCCTTGCTCCTTTTATCCCCAGCAACACGGCACGCGGAGGCGGCATCATTTTTCCTATTGTCAACTCCCTTACTGGTGGATATGACAGCAGACCGCACCAACCTTCTCGCAAAAAAATAGGCGCCTTTCTCATCAAATTGGCTTTTCAAGCCAACCTAATCACCAGTGCGATGTTTTTAACATCCATGGCCTCTAACCCGCTGATTGCCTCCTTGGCCGAAAAGGTGGGCATCACCATAACATGGGGCACGTGGGCTCTTGCCACCATAGTCCCCGGATTGCTCAACCTGATACTCCTGCCCCTTATCATGTTCCGACTGTTTCCCCCTGAGGTTAAAAAAACACCCCAAGCACCAGCAATGGCTCGAGAAAAACTGAAAGACATTGGCCCCATGCGCATGGATGAGATGATTATGTTGGGTACCTTTAGCCTGTTACTGTTTTTATGGGTTTTTGGATCTCAATTTGGCATTCAGGCAACCACTGCTGCACTCTTTGGCTTGGTAATTCTTTTGTTTTCAGGTGTGCTCACATGGAAAGATGTTCTCAATGAAAACGTCGCATGGGACACCTTCGTCTGGCTTGGCACCTTACTGATGATGGCTAGTCATCTAAGCGAATTTGGAATGATGACCTGGTTAAGTGGACATATGCAACAACTCGTCGTAGGCATCAATGTCTTTTATGCCGTAACCATCCTAGCGTTGTCTTATTTCTACATCCACTACCTGTTCCCGAGCATGACCGCACACATTACCTCACTTTACTCTGGGGTTGTTGTGCTGTCTGTCAGTCTGGGAGCTCCTCCCCTGTTTGTTGCTCTGATGTTTGCGATTCTTTCCAACCTTTGTGGCGGCATCACCCATTATGGTACGGGGTCAGCCCCAGTCTTCTTTGGCTCCGGTTATGTCAACATGAAGGAATGGTGGAGAGTAGGTGGTCTTTTGAGCTTGTTCAATCTGGCAATTTGGGCCGTTGTAGGTGGCCTCTGGTGGAAAATCATTGGGTTATGGTAA
- a CDS encoding MucR family transcriptional regulator, with translation MQSQVTTSELLSLTTEIVASYVSNSNVEAADLPTFVQKVYASLTDLATGKAYSASRPEPAVSIKKSIAEDYIICLEDGKKLKMLKRHLKSAYNMTPEQYRERWGLAPDYPMVAPSYARQRSELAKTIGLGTKRRKGGRGMEKAA, from the coding sequence ATGCAGTCTCAAGTGACAACTTCTGAGCTTTTGAGCTTGACAACCGAGATTGTTGCTTCATATGTTTCAAACAGTAACGTAGAAGCTGCTGATTTGCCAACTTTCGTTCAGAAGGTTTATGCAAGTCTTACGGATCTTGCAACGGGCAAGGCTTATTCAGCATCTCGTCCAGAGCCTGCTGTTTCCATCAAAAAGTCCATTGCAGAAGACTATATCATTTGTTTGGAAGATGGTAAGAAGCTGAAAATGTTGAAGCGTCACTTGAAGTCTGCTTACAACATGACGCCAGAGCAGTACCGTGAACGCTGGGGATTGGCACCTGATTATCCAATGGTAGCTCCAAGTTACGCGCGTCAGCGTAGTGAGCTTGCAAAGACTATTGGCCTTGGTACCAAGCGCCGTAAGGGTGGACGTGGTATGGAGAAAGCAGCTTAA
- the tsaB gene encoding tRNA (adenosine(37)-N6)-threonylcarbamoyltransferase complex dimerization subunit type 1 TsaB, producing the protein MNILTFDTSFDHCSVALVPQEGQMVCDIEPLQRGHAEALIPKIEKLLQQTGISFQEIGLIAVGAGPGSFTGVRVAVATARGLELAAKIPVVAINSFAVFSSMALPKIKEDEQLYVVLDARRRDLFYQAYDAQGVPEFEPQMTMPQDLLQLILENPSRVIGTGVRRLELEQVQHPTVLQEIGYDWQEYLKVLAHQAEAILHQGQGNLPCQPYYLAPPGITLN; encoded by the coding sequence ATGAATATTCTTACTTTCGACACATCCTTTGACCATTGTTCCGTGGCGCTTGTGCCTCAGGAAGGTCAGATGGTGTGTGATATTGAACCACTGCAACGGGGGCATGCTGAAGCTTTGATTCCCAAAATTGAGAAGTTGTTACAACAGACGGGGATTTCATTTCAGGAAATTGGACTGATAGCAGTGGGAGCTGGGCCAGGATCCTTTACAGGCGTTCGAGTGGCAGTTGCGACAGCAAGAGGATTAGAGCTTGCTGCTAAGATTCCTGTTGTTGCTATAAACAGTTTTGCAGTTTTTTCATCTATGGCGTTACCTAAGATCAAAGAGGACGAGCAACTCTATGTGGTACTCGATGCGCGTCGCCGAGATTTATTTTATCAGGCATATGATGCACAAGGAGTTCCAGAATTTGAACCTCAGATGACGATGCCCCAGGACCTGTTGCAACTGATTTTAGAAAATCCCTCTAGGGTTATTGGAACGGGAGTGCGGCGCTTAGAGTTAGAGCAAGTGCAACATCCAACTGTTCTCCAGGAAATTGGCTATGACTGGCAGGAGTACTTAAAGGTTTTAGCGCATCAGGCTGAGGCAATTTTGCATCAGGGCCAAGGTAACCTTCCTTGCCAGCCATATTATTTGGCGCCACCAGGTATTACTCTCAATTGA
- the rimI gene encoding ribosomal protein S18-alanine N-acetyltransferase, with translation MKLAVGLFALDSIKEAVQIHQQCLPMPWSEDVFHETLKDPTHIGFKGIVDDTLVGFIMGRRVDLESEILTLVVHKDWQKKGIGAKLLNLFLNYLQHEGVCRVLLEVQASNTPALELYRVFGFKKIGERANYYPVAAGYSRTADVLQKTFF, from the coding sequence ATGAAGTTGGCTGTTGGCTTGTTTGCTTTAGATTCTATAAAAGAGGCGGTACAGATTCATCAGCAATGCTTGCCGATGCCGTGGTCGGAAGATGTTTTTCATGAAACGCTTAAAGACCCGACCCATATTGGTTTTAAGGGAATCGTTGACGATACTCTTGTTGGATTTATCATGGGGCGTAGGGTAGACCTAGAATCTGAAATACTCACGTTGGTGGTTCATAAAGATTGGCAAAAAAAGGGTATAGGCGCCAAATTATTAAATTTATTTTTGAACTATCTACAACATGAGGGGGTTTGTAGGGTATTGCTCGAGGTGCAGGCGAGCAACACCCCAGCACTTGAGTTGTATCGGGTATTTGGCTTTAAGAAGATTGGTGAGAGAGCAAACTATTATCCCGTTGCAGCAGGGTATTCTCGAACAGCAGATGTGCTGCAGAAAACTTTTTTCTAA